Proteins encoded in a region of the Acidobacteriota bacterium genome:
- a CDS encoding MmgE/PrpD family protein: MERRKFLTSVVLGSSAVAASAGPGLWAQTVKPAAACEPEALPHSPGLTRYVSEFIVGTKYEDIPAEVIARGKKTLLDAFGVGLAGSVSEPGRHVRLYLGRQGWLQGQVSIWGTEYKSPARFAALANGISIHADDFDDTGSSLHSSAPLLPAVVAYCEMGRRSGKDLMTAFHVGVEVENKIGDAISPRHKASGFHTTGTCGVFGSAAASAKLLGLTPTETAMALGIAGSEASGLRRNYGTMTKPFNAGHAAEGGVAAADLAASGFTAAADILEAPLGFFQAYGGTYTPHLIAGRLGNPWMFLTPGDMIKRFPCGTIQQPVMDLVLRLVRENHITADEVAQAEVGGNQRNITTLMRHHPQNGLEAKFSMEFAVAVILMDGKAGLVQFTDASVQRPEMQAMIERVRFYRDPRYDRRAAEGADIQAVLLEPSVVTLHLKSGRTISAVTQPQKGSPQNPMSYDEVAEKFRGNAEYARWPARQAEYVIATVAALEKLADVSPLIRALARGKT; the protein is encoded by the coding sequence ATGGAACGGCGCAAGTTTCTGACGAGCGTTGTCCTGGGATCATCGGCGGTGGCCGCGAGCGCCGGGCCGGGGCTTTGGGCCCAGACCGTGAAGCCGGCAGCAGCGTGCGAACCGGAGGCGCTTCCGCATTCGCCGGGACTCACGCGCTACGTATCCGAGTTCATCGTGGGGACGAAGTACGAAGATATTCCCGCGGAAGTGATTGCGCGTGGGAAGAAGACGCTGCTGGATGCGTTCGGGGTGGGACTGGCGGGATCGGTATCGGAACCGGGGCGGCATGTGCGGCTCTATCTGGGCCGGCAGGGATGGTTGCAGGGCCAGGTCAGCATTTGGGGCACCGAGTACAAGTCACCGGCCCGGTTTGCGGCGTTGGCGAACGGCATTTCCATTCATGCGGATGACTTCGACGATACCGGCTCATCGCTGCATTCCTCGGCGCCGCTGCTGCCGGCGGTGGTGGCCTATTGCGAGATGGGGCGGCGCAGCGGCAAGGACCTGATGACGGCGTTTCACGTGGGCGTCGAGGTCGAGAACAAGATCGGAGATGCGATTTCGCCGCGGCACAAGGCCAGCGGATTTCATACCACCGGGACGTGCGGCGTGTTCGGGAGCGCTGCGGCGAGCGCCAAGCTGCTGGGGCTGACGCCTACCGAGACGGCGATGGCGCTCGGGATTGCGGGATCGGAAGCGAGCGGTTTGCGGCGCAACTACGGCACCATGACCAAGCCGTTCAACGCGGGCCATGCCGCGGAAGGCGGCGTGGCAGCGGCCGATTTGGCGGCGAGCGGATTTACGGCCGCGGCCGATATTCTGGAAGCGCCCTTGGGTTTCTTTCAGGCTTACGGCGGGACCTACACGCCGCATTTGATCGCGGGACGGCTGGGCAACCCCTGGATGTTCCTGACGCCGGGCGACATGATCAAGCGATTCCCGTGCGGAACGATTCAGCAGCCGGTGATGGATTTGGTGTTGCGGCTGGTGCGCGAGAACCACATTACGGCGGACGAGGTGGCGCAGGCGGAGGTGGGTGGTAACCAGAGGAACATCACTACGCTGATGCGGCACCATCCGCAGAATGGCCTGGAAGCGAAGTTCAGCATGGAGTTTGCGGTGGCGGTGATTCTAATGGACGGCAAGGCGGGCCTCGTGCAGTTCACGGACGCCTCGGTGCAGCGGCCGGAAATGCAGGCCATGATCGAGCGCGTGCGTTTCTATCGGGATCCGCGGTATGACCGGCGCGCGGCGGAGGGAGCCGACATCCAGGCAGTGTTGCTGGAGCCGAGCGTGGTGACGCTACATCTGAAGAGTGGCCGCACCATTTCAGCAGTGACACAACCGCAGAAGGGCAGCCCGCAGAATCCGATGAGCTACGACGAGGTTGCCGAGAAGTTCCGGGGTAACGCCGAATACGCGCGCTGGCCTGCGCGCCAAGCCGAGTATGTGATTGCGACGGTGGCGGCGCTGGAGAAGCTAGCCGATGTGTCGCCGCTGATCCGCGCCCTGGCACGGGGCAAGACTTAG
- a CDS encoding alkaline phosphatase family protein, giving the protein MRTRFLLVAAAAVLVSSVGMSARAQETAPGQTKHVLVLTMDGSHAIDLQNYVNSHPHSNLAALYRHAIFYNDASTPWPSDSFPAEMAIITGGTPYSTGVWYEISYSRKLSPPGSHCATRGTEIALDESIDYDPNALNGGGGIDPAKLTLNPDKGCTPVYPHDLLRVNTIFDVLKAKGLYTAWIDKQIGDEMDQGPTGHAIDDFLKIELHHAHAAHSLPGIFHFDDLRTEALLHEIDGRDHTGAHKEPVPNIMGLTYQAISVGEKLKAGYGWTNGTGTKSPALLSAFDHTDMEIGRVLAELRKNGLYDSTTVIVTAKHGQMPIDINKLVKVDPSVMVNAVNGVQQGLVADSTGDDIYMFWLKDHSKTAAAVTALEAIQKQAHIRRIFSGTALNLLYRNPATDPRTPDIIVEPSLGVIYTKPSNPTIAEHGGFSYEDTHVPIMISNVAWRPRHVRAPVHTMQLAPTIVKLLGADPNQLQAVRIEGTEVLPDVPGFGVH; this is encoded by the coding sequence ATGCGAACCCGTTTTTTGCTTGTTGCCGCTGCGGCCGTTCTGGTGAGCAGCGTGGGGATGAGTGCCCGCGCCCAGGAAACAGCGCCGGGGCAGACGAAACATGTGCTGGTGCTGACGATGGACGGCAGTCACGCGATCGATCTGCAGAACTACGTTAACAGCCATCCGCATTCTAATCTGGCGGCGCTTTACCGGCACGCGATCTTCTATAACGACGCCTCGACGCCCTGGCCGTCGGATTCGTTTCCGGCGGAGATGGCCATCATCACCGGCGGCACGCCCTATTCGACGGGCGTGTGGTACGAGATCAGCTACAGCCGCAAGCTTTCGCCGCCGGGCTCGCACTGTGCCACACGGGGAACCGAAATCGCGCTCGATGAATCGATCGACTACGATCCCAACGCGCTCAATGGCGGTGGCGGCATCGATCCCGCCAAGTTGACGCTGAACCCGGACAAGGGCTGTACGCCGGTGTATCCACACGACCTGCTGCGGGTGAACACGATCTTTGACGTGCTCAAGGCGAAGGGGCTGTACACCGCGTGGATTGACAAGCAGATTGGCGACGAGATGGATCAGGGGCCGACTGGACACGCGATTGACGACTTCCTGAAGATCGAACTGCATCACGCCCATGCGGCCCACAGCCTTCCCGGCATCTTCCATTTCGATGACCTGCGCACCGAGGCGCTGCTGCACGAAATTGACGGCCGGGATCATACCGGCGCGCACAAAGAGCCGGTGCCCAACATCATGGGGCTCACTTATCAGGCCATTAGCGTGGGCGAGAAGCTGAAAGCCGGCTATGGCTGGACGAACGGCACCGGCACCAAGAGCCCGGCGCTGCTATCGGCCTTCGACCATACGGACATGGAGATCGGCCGGGTGCTGGCCGAGCTCCGGAAGAACGGCCTGTACGATTCGACCACGGTGATCGTGACCGCCAAGCACGGGCAGATGCCGATTGACATCAACAAATTGGTGAAGGTGGACCCGAGCGTGATGGTGAACGCGGTCAATGGCGTGCAGCAAGGTCTGGTGGCGGACAGCACGGGCGACGATATTTACATGTTCTGGCTGAAGGACCACAGCAAGACGGCGGCAGCGGTGACGGCACTCGAAGCCATCCAGAAGCAGGCGCACATCCGGCGGATCTTCTCGGGTACGGCGTTGAACCTGCTGTACCGTAATCCGGCGACGGATCCGCGCACGCCCGACATCATCGTCGAGCCTTCGCTGGGGGTGATCTACACGAAACCGAGCAATCCGACCATCGCCGAACATGGCGGTTTCAGCTACGAAGACACGCACGTGCCGATCATGATCAGCAACGTGGCCTGGAGGCCGCGGCACGTGCGCGCACCGGTGCATACGATGCAGCTTGCACCGACGATTGTGAAGCTGCTGGGGGCGGATCCGAACCAGTTGCAGGCGGTGCGGATCGAAGGCACGGAGGTGCTACCGGATGTTCCCGGATTCGGTGTTCACTAA
- a CDS encoding MFS transporter, producing MTTFTAAEERTNQRNAVMAGFLGWTLDAFDFFILVMVLGPVAHGFGRSIPDIAFAISASLMTRPVGAFIFGLLADRLGRRKLLIYNIIFYSVVEVLSGLAPTYGIFLALRFLYGVGMGGEWGVGASLALESVPTRWRGLLSGLLQEGYAVGYIIAAIAYAVIYPVYGWRAMFFVGGLPGLLSLFIIAKVKETEAWHQAKTDWKSYKRAIFGHKKLFLYLVVLMAMMNFVSHGTQDLYPTFLRVQRHFNVHTTSWITIFSMLAALAGGLVFGLWSERFGRKRSMIVALLLAVLTIPLWVTGSSLGWIIVGACLMQFMVQGAWGVIPAHLNELSPAALRGFFPGFAYQLGVLIASTVIYLEATLGQHLPYSTAMGVVAVIVLVAAAIVIAVGPEARGISFVQTGKEAGGASVAQTHGLEGKPL from the coding sequence ATGACTACCTTCACTGCGGCCGAGGAGCGAACCAATCAGCGCAACGCGGTGATGGCTGGATTTTTAGGCTGGACGCTGGACGCGTTCGACTTCTTCATCCTGGTGATGGTGCTGGGGCCGGTGGCGCATGGCTTTGGGCGCTCGATTCCCGACATTGCCTTTGCCATCAGCGCCAGCCTGATGACGCGGCCGGTAGGCGCGTTCATTTTTGGCCTGCTTGCGGACCGGCTGGGCCGGCGCAAGCTGCTGATCTATAACATTATTTTCTATTCGGTGGTCGAGGTTCTGTCGGGACTGGCGCCGACCTATGGCATATTTCTTGCCTTGCGGTTCCTGTACGGCGTGGGCATGGGCGGGGAGTGGGGCGTAGGCGCGTCGCTGGCGCTGGAATCGGTGCCGACGCGCTGGCGCGGCCTGCTCTCAGGACTGCTGCAGGAAGGCTACGCGGTGGGCTACATCATCGCGGCGATCGCCTATGCGGTGATTTATCCCGTGTACGGCTGGCGGGCGATGTTTTTTGTGGGCGGGTTGCCGGGGCTGCTGTCGCTGTTCATCATCGCCAAGGTGAAGGAGACGGAGGCGTGGCATCAGGCGAAGACGGATTGGAAGAGCTACAAGCGTGCCATCTTCGGGCATAAGAAGCTGTTTCTCTATCTGGTGGTGCTGATGGCGATGATGAACTTCGTCTCGCACGGCACGCAGGATCTGTACCCCACTTTTTTGCGCGTGCAGCGGCACTTTAATGTACACACCACCTCCTGGATCACGATTTTCTCGATGCTGGCGGCGCTGGCGGGCGGCCTGGTGTTCGGGCTGTGGTCGGAGCGGTTTGGGCGCAAGCGGTCGATGATCGTGGCGCTGCTGCTGGCGGTGCTGACCATACCGCTGTGGGTGACGGGTTCGAGTCTGGGCTGGATCATCGTGGGCGCCTGCCTGATGCAATTTATGGTGCAGGGGGCGTGGGGCGTGATTCCGGCACACCTGAACGAGTTGTCGCCGGCGGCGCTGCGGGGCTTTTTCCCGGGGTTTGCCTATCAATTGGGCGTTTTGATCGCCTCGACGGTGATCTATCTGGAGGCGACGCTGGGGCAGCACCTGCCGTATTCGACGGCCATGGGAGTGGTCGCGGTGATCGTGCTGGTGGCGGCGGCCATCGTGATCGCCGTGGGGCCGGAAGCGCGCGGGATCTCCTTTGTGCAAACAGGTAAGGAAGCCGGCGGAGCTTCGGTTGCGCAAACGCATGGGTTGGAGGGAAAGCCGTTATGA
- a CDS encoding response regulator transcription factor: MRVLIVEDESRLAANVAQALRENAGYAVDTAGDGEQGLYLATAPAAGEGAVYDLMVVDLMLPRLDGETLVRRYRAGGGRAPVLVLTARDEKESVVALLNAGADDYLTKPFDMGEFLARAKALIRRGQGQRNPVLRLEDLEVHTAERSVRRQQRAINLTPMEYRVLEYLAHRPGTVVSKAELLEHLYDFNWEKFSNVIEVYISGLRRKLDDPFARKLIHTLRGQGYVLREETAVAPAAPEG, from the coding sequence GTGCGGGTCCTGATCGTCGAAGACGAAAGCCGGCTGGCGGCGAACGTGGCACAGGCGCTGCGCGAAAACGCGGGTTATGCGGTGGACACGGCGGGGGACGGGGAACAGGGGCTGTATCTGGCGACAGCGCCGGCGGCGGGCGAGGGGGCGGTCTACGATCTGATGGTGGTGGATCTGATGCTGCCGCGGCTGGACGGGGAGACTCTAGTACGGCGCTACCGTGCCGGTGGCGGCCGGGCACCGGTGCTGGTGTTGACGGCGCGCGACGAGAAGGAATCGGTGGTGGCGCTGCTGAACGCGGGGGCGGACGATTACCTGACCAAGCCGTTCGACATGGGCGAGTTTCTGGCGCGGGCGAAGGCGCTGATCCGGCGGGGGCAGGGGCAGCGCAACCCGGTGCTGCGGCTGGAGGATCTGGAAGTGCATACGGCGGAACGGAGCGTGCGCCGGCAGCAGCGGGCGATCAACCTCACGCCCATGGAGTACCGGGTGCTGGAGTATCTGGCGCACCGGCCGGGGACGGTGGTCTCGAAAGCCGAGCTGCTGGAACATTTGTACGATTTCAACTGGGAAAAATTCAGCAACGTGATTGAAGTGTATATTTCCGGGCTGCGGCGCAAGCTGGACGATCCGTTTGCGCGCAAGCTGATCCATACGCTGCGGGGGCAAGGGTACGTGCTGCGGGAGGAAACAGCCGTGGCGCCGGCGGCGCCGGAGGGTTAA
- a CDS encoding HAMP domain-containing histidine kinase: MKLVSLRGRLLAAVIVAQLLLAAGLVWAGTAFTHRQLRLAFDAALNGRAAAIAALVRYPETGPGLRFDTTRVPPPVRPQEPPLYLIRSGATPVAGSIPSAIALPAPGAAAHYWNFSYRGVPYRGLVLSHLPVLDTEEHMSLPLPRLTVYYAAPTSALEQQTVAAGVAIAAVSLVLLALTCWYAAWRIRRELEPLDELAQQAAAISPQHWSFTPPARAVVAEVQPLIAALERMLERLQAAHRQQLTFLADTAHHLKTPVAIVKSTQQTLLQRPRAESEYRAAAEATLQDTERLELLLQRMLRLARLDAEQDGQPAARCAAASAEVGATLQGALERARPLAQAHEIELRSRGLDSAAAVGAEAEDLEQAWVNLLENAILHSPRGAAVELACTVTNGRGPVVTVRDHGAGIPAEQMPFLFARFHRGPESQGFGLGLAIARAVVEAAGGTIRAESSAEGTVLRVQLPVAEAPK, translated from the coding sequence GTGAAGCTGGTATCGCTACGCGGGCGGCTGCTGGCAGCGGTGATCGTGGCGCAACTGTTGCTGGCGGCGGGGCTGGTATGGGCGGGGACGGCATTCACGCACCGGCAATTGCGGCTGGCTTTCGACGCGGCACTCAATGGCCGGGCGGCGGCGATAGCGGCACTGGTACGGTATCCGGAGACGGGGCCGGGGCTGCGCTTCGACACGACGCGGGTGCCGCCGCCGGTGCGGCCGCAGGAGCCGCCGCTGTACCTGATCCGCAGCGGAGCGACGCCGGTGGCGGGAAGCATTCCCAGCGCCATCGCACTGCCGGCGCCGGGGGCGGCGGCGCATTACTGGAATTTTTCCTATCGCGGTGTGCCGTACCGGGGCCTGGTGCTGTCGCACCTGCCGGTGCTCGACACCGAAGAGCACATGTCCTTGCCGTTGCCGCGGCTGACAGTGTATTACGCCGCACCCACTTCGGCGTTGGAGCAGCAGACGGTGGCGGCAGGGGTGGCGATTGCGGCGGTGAGCCTGGTGCTGCTGGCGCTCACCTGCTGGTACGCGGCCTGGCGGATCCGGCGGGAGCTGGAGCCGCTGGACGAGCTGGCGCAGCAGGCGGCGGCGATTTCACCCCAGCATTGGAGCTTCACGCCGCCGGCGCGGGCGGTGGTGGCGGAGGTGCAGCCGCTGATTGCCGCGCTGGAACGCATGCTGGAGCGGCTGCAAGCGGCGCACCGGCAGCAGCTTACGTTTCTGGCCGACACGGCGCACCATCTGAAGACGCCGGTGGCGATCGTGAAATCGACCCAGCAAACGCTGCTGCAGCGGCCGCGCGCGGAATCCGAATACCGCGCGGCGGCGGAGGCGACGCTGCAGGACACGGAGCGGCTGGAGCTGCTATTACAGCGGATGCTGCGGCTGGCACGGCTGGACGCGGAGCAGGACGGCCAACCGGCAGCGCGGTGCGCGGCGGCGAGCGCGGAGGTGGGAGCCACGCTGCAAGGTGCGCTGGAACGGGCGCGGCCGCTGGCGCAGGCGCACGAGATCGAGTTGCGGAGCCGCGGCCTGGACAGCGCGGCGGCGGTGGGCGCCGAGGCGGAAGATCTGGAACAGGCGTGGGTGAATCTGCTCGAAAATGCGATTCTGCACAGCCCGCGCGGCGCGGCGGTGGAGCTGGCTTGTACAGTGACGAATGGGCGCGGGCCGGTGGTGACGGTGCGCGATCATGGCGCAGGCATTCCGGCGGAGCAGATGCCTTTCCTGTTTGCGCGGTTTCACCGCGGGCCGGAAAGCCAAGGCTTCGGGCTGGGGCTGGCGATTGCGCGGGCAGTGGTCGAAGCGGCTGGCGGGACCATCCGCGCAGAGTCATCAGCGGAGGGAACCGTCCTGCGGGTGCAATTGCCTGTGGCGGAAGCTCCTAAATAG
- a CDS encoding MmgE/PrpD family protein: protein MAWPATPGLTRYVGEFILNTRYEEIPAEVIALGKKSILDGLGLAVAGAKAPSGPLVLEYLRGEGNCAGSYSVLGTSLKTSARSAAFANGVAMHAEDFDDTQLAGEPSRVYGLLCHPTSPVLPPTVVLTQPGRHSGRDFLLAYHLGVEVETKIAEAISPNHYIQGFHTTGTIGTFGSAAASARLLGLNLTETLRTLGIAGSEAAGVRENFGTMTKPFHAGRAAANGLFAAQLAKLGWTASEEILEAPLGFFHAAGGSYEYRPDLLLHKLGHPWTFAKPGVSIKPFPSGSLTHPAMGLMQELIRKNHLQPDEIEKVDIGVNSHNVKTLLYSDPHTGLEAKFSMQYCLAVLLVNHGQAGLAQYTTAAVQQPAVQAMVKRVHVYADARANAAGFDKMTSFLAIHLKDGRTLSGRVDFAKGSPANPMSYDEVAEKFYGCCEFAGWERSRARQVVGLVAKLETLPAASALTHLLAS from the coding sequence GTGGCGTGGCCGGCGACGCCGGGCCTTACCCGCTATGTGGGCGAATTCATTTTGAACACACGGTACGAGGAGATCCCGGCCGAGGTGATCGCGCTGGGCAAGAAGTCGATTTTGGACGGGCTGGGGCTGGCGGTGGCGGGCGCCAAGGCGCCGTCGGGACCGCTGGTGCTGGAGTATCTGCGCGGCGAGGGAAACTGCGCGGGCAGCTATAGCGTGCTGGGCACGTCGCTGAAGACCTCGGCGCGATCGGCCGCGTTCGCCAACGGGGTGGCGATGCATGCCGAGGATTTCGACGATACGCAGCTTGCGGGTGAGCCCAGCCGAGTTTACGGGCTGCTGTGTCATCCGACTTCGCCGGTGCTGCCGCCGACGGTGGTGCTGACGCAGCCGGGACGGCACTCGGGGCGGGATTTCCTGCTGGCGTATCACCTGGGCGTGGAAGTAGAAACGAAGATCGCGGAAGCGATTTCGCCGAATCATTATATTCAAGGCTTTCATACCACCGGCACCATCGGCACTTTTGGCAGCGCCGCGGCGAGCGCCCGGCTGCTGGGCCTCAACCTCACGGAAACCCTGCGTACGCTGGGCATTGCGGGCAGCGAAGCGGCGGGGGTGCGCGAAAACTTCGGAACCATGACCAAGCCGTTTCATGCCGGGCGGGCGGCGGCCAACGGGTTGTTTGCGGCGCAGTTGGCGAAGCTGGGATGGACGGCTTCGGAGGAGATTCTGGAGGCGCCGCTGGGGTTCTTTCACGCGGCCGGCGGCAGCTATGAGTACCGGCCCGACTTGCTGCTGCATAAGTTGGGACATCCTTGGACGTTTGCGAAGCCGGGAGTTTCGATCAAGCCGTTTCCTTCCGGCTCGCTGACGCATCCGGCGATGGGGCTGATGCAGGAGCTGATCCGGAAAAATCATTTGCAACCGGACGAAATCGAGAAGGTGGATATCGGCGTCAACTCGCACAACGTCAAGACGCTGCTGTATAGCGATCCGCACACCGGCCTGGAGGCGAAGTTCAGCATGCAGTATTGCCTGGCGGTGCTGCTGGTCAACCACGGGCAGGCCGGTCTGGCGCAGTACACCACGGCGGCGGTGCAGCAGCCGGCGGTACAGGCGATGGTGAAGCGCGTGCATGTGTATGCCGATGCGCGCGCCAACGCCGCCGGTTTCGACAAGATGACCAGCTTTTTGGCGATTCACCTGAAGGACGGCCGGACCCTGAGCGGGCGCGTGGATTTTGCCAAAGGCAGCCCCGCCAATCCGATGAGCTACGACGAGGTGGCGGAAAAGTTTTACGGCTGCTGCGAATTTGCGGGCTGGGAGCGCAGCCGCGCCCGGCAGGTGGTCGGCCTGGTGGCCAAACTGGAGACGCTGCCTGCGGCGAGCGCGCTGACGCACCTGCTGGCGAGCTGA
- a CDS encoding MCE family protein: MPSRSDVKWSQLRVGVLVAIAAVILVFVIFAVTGQSSLFSPKITLYAYVPDAGGMLTGAGVNLEGVAIGNVTEIHLAEHPPDPSVPVKITMSVAKGHSRWLRQDSTVVLGTAGPLGQTLVNISKGTLASPPAVNGTVLRGIASTGINSLLVTSHSVLANANELELRIGKILDQIQGGQGSIGKLLYSNQLYDRFDSTARNLEVLTANLNAGKGTAGKLLTDDTLYQKLKTALDNVNTLVAQLEHGNGTMAKLIHDPSLYNHADQLMSSLHQTTQGINEGHGAIGALLTNSPTSAKLKDALARLDAVLAEIQTGNGTIAKLMKDPALYNNLNNLSAESRALIQAIRANPKKYLTIHLDIF, translated from the coding sequence TTGCCCAGCCGCTCAGACGTAAAGTGGTCGCAGCTACGCGTGGGTGTATTGGTGGCGATTGCGGCCGTGATTCTGGTGTTTGTGATCTTCGCGGTCACCGGGCAGTCGTCGCTTTTCTCCCCCAAGATAACGCTCTATGCATACGTGCCTGATGCCGGCGGTATGCTGACGGGAGCGGGAGTGAACCTGGAAGGGGTGGCCATCGGCAATGTCACCGAGATTCACCTGGCCGAGCATCCTCCCGATCCGAGCGTACCGGTCAAAATCACCATGAGCGTCGCCAAGGGCCACAGCCGCTGGCTGCGGCAGGATTCGACGGTGGTGCTGGGCACGGCAGGGCCGCTGGGACAGACGCTGGTGAATATCAGCAAGGGGACGCTGGCATCCCCACCGGCGGTGAACGGGACGGTGCTGCGGGGCATCGCGTCGACGGGTATCAACAGCCTGCTCGTGACCAGCCACAGCGTGCTTGCCAACGCCAACGAACTGGAACTGCGCATCGGCAAGATCCTCGACCAGATTCAGGGTGGGCAGGGATCGATTGGAAAACTGCTGTATTCCAACCAGCTCTACGACCGATTCGACAGTACGGCACGGAACCTGGAGGTGCTGACGGCGAACCTGAACGCCGGCAAAGGCACGGCGGGCAAACTGCTGACCGACGACACGCTCTATCAGAAGCTGAAAACCGCGCTCGACAATGTGAACACGCTGGTGGCGCAGTTGGAGCACGGTAACGGCACCATGGCAAAACTGATCCACGATCCCAGCCTGTACAATCATGCCGACCAGCTCATGTCGAGCCTGCACCAGACCACGCAGGGGATCAACGAAGGGCACGGCGCCATTGGCGCGCTGCTGACCAACTCGCCGACCAGCGCCAAACTGAAAGACGCGCTGGCGCGACTGGACGCGGTGCTGGCGGAAATCCAGACAGGCAACGGGACCATCGCCAAGCTGATGAAGGATCCGGCGCTGTACAACAACCTGAACAATCTGAGCGCCGAGAGCCGGGCACTGATTCAGGCGATTCGCGCCAACCCGAAGAAGTACCTGACCATTCACCTGGATATTTTCTAG